One Pseudomonas fluorescens genomic region harbors:
- a CDS encoding nucleobase:cation symporter-2 family protein, with the protein MSSATSASKSATTVHAVDRVLPVRQMLTLGLQHMAVSYIGAIAVPLIVASALKMSHADTVVLISTTLFCSGIATLLQTVGFWKFGVRLPILQGVAFSSVGPVIAIGSNPEVGFAGVCGAVIGAGIFTMLMAPFVGRLRRFFPPVVTGCIVTVIGLQLFPIAYEWVGGGRNASNFGAPAFLGVAVVVLLTILLVTRYGSPLMRNMAVLVGMLVGAGLAYGLGMGSFHSVEQAPWLTVPYPFYFGLPTFSLIPIATMVVVMIVQMVESMGLFVAIGDIVEKPVEDKQVINGLRANGLASTIAGMFAAFPFIAFMENVGLVILTGVRSRWVVAVSGLLMCSIALVPKAGAIIASMPTAALGGAGVAMFGVVAAAGIQTLAKVDYERNRYNVLIVGFTIAAALVPVLAPTLFKQLPEWSQPFLHSSVVIACLVSVLLNAALNGVSVPQTTASKSASHIL; encoded by the coding sequence ATGTCGTCAGCCACATCCGCATCGAAATCCGCCACCACCGTGCATGCCGTCGACCGCGTTCTGCCGGTGCGACAGATGCTTACCCTCGGCCTGCAACACATGGCCGTCTCGTACATCGGCGCCATCGCCGTGCCGTTGATTGTCGCCAGCGCGTTGAAAATGTCCCATGCCGACACGGTGGTGCTGATCAGTACCACGCTGTTCTGCTCAGGCATCGCCACCCTTCTGCAAACCGTCGGCTTCTGGAAATTCGGCGTACGTCTGCCGATCCTGCAGGGCGTCGCGTTCAGCAGCGTCGGCCCGGTGATCGCCATCGGCAGCAACCCGGAGGTGGGCTTCGCCGGGGTCTGCGGGGCGGTGATCGGTGCCGGGATTTTTACCATGCTGATGGCACCGTTCGTGGGTCGATTGCGGCGGTTTTTTCCGCCCGTGGTCACCGGCTGCATCGTCACGGTGATCGGTTTGCAATTGTTCCCGATCGCCTATGAGTGGGTCGGCGGCGGGCGCAACGCGAGCAATTTCGGTGCCCCGGCGTTCCTCGGTGTCGCGGTCGTGGTGTTGCTGACGATTCTGCTCGTCACTCGTTATGGCAGCCCGCTGATGCGCAACATGGCGGTGCTGGTTGGCATGCTGGTGGGCGCGGGCCTGGCCTACGGTTTGGGCATGGGCAGTTTTCACAGCGTTGAGCAAGCGCCGTGGCTGACCGTGCCCTATCCGTTCTATTTTGGCTTGCCGACATTCAGCCTGATCCCGATCGCGACCATGGTCGTGGTGATGATCGTGCAGATGGTGGAGTCGATGGGGCTGTTCGTGGCCATTGGCGACATCGTCGAAAAACCGGTGGAAGACAAACAAGTGATCAACGGCCTGCGCGCCAACGGCCTGGCCAGCACCATTGCCGGGATGTTCGCCGCGTTCCCGTTCATTGCCTTCATGGAAAACGTCGGTCTGGTGATCCTCACCGGCGTGCGCAGCCGTTGGGTGGTGGCGGTCAGCGGTTTGCTGATGTGCTCGATTGCGCTGGTGCCAAAGGCCGGCGCGATCATCGCCTCGATGCCGACCGCCGCCCTCGGTGGCGCCGGCGTGGCCATGTTCGGTGTGGTCGCGGCAGCGGGGATTCAGACCCTGGCCAAAGTCGACTATGAGCGCAATCGCTACAACGTCTTGATCGTCGGTTTCACCATCGCCGCCGCGCTGGTGCCGGTGCTCGCCCCGACCCTGTTCAAACAATTACCCGAGTGGTCGCAGCCGTTTCTGCACAGCAGCGTGGTCATCGCTTGCCTGGTGTCGGTGCTGCTCAACGCCGCGCTGAACGGCGTCAGCGTGCCGCAAACCACCGCCAGCAAATCCGCCTCGCACATTCTTTGA
- a CDS encoding CobW family GTP-binding protein has protein sequence MNTPFNAPTRNTKIPVTILTGFLGAGKTTLLNYILKENHGRKIAVIENEFGEVGIDGDLVLSSETEEIYEMVNGCVCCTAEVREDLVRIVRELVARPVRLDHILIETSGLADPYPVAQSFFINDPIAEEVELDAIVTMVDAKHIAQHLEDLQLDGVDNQAVDQIVCADRIVINKVDLVSAAEVEALCGKIRSLNATADLVTSTHAQIDLTRILGIGAFECTQKLMEIGAEQHDHDHHEHHAQEPDHQHDPSVSSVGIAVDGAVNLMAFHRWISELRSSQADNLYRMKGVLAVANEDQRYVLQGVHSLVEFRASTAWGTEPRSSKIVFIGRDLDRAALNQGFAACLAG, from the coding sequence ATGAACACTCCCTTCAACGCCCCAACCCGCAATACCAAAATCCCCGTGACCATCCTCACCGGTTTTCTCGGGGCCGGTAAAACCACGTTGCTCAATTACATCCTCAAGGAAAACCACGGGCGCAAAATCGCTGTTATCGAAAACGAATTCGGCGAGGTCGGCATCGACGGCGATCTGGTGCTGAGCTCCGAAACCGAAGAAATCTACGAGATGGTCAACGGCTGCGTGTGCTGCACCGCCGAGGTTCGCGAGGATCTGGTGCGTATCGTCCGCGAGCTGGTGGCACGCCCGGTGCGCCTCGATCACATCCTCATTGAAACCAGTGGCCTGGCCGACCCTTATCCGGTCGCGCAGAGCTTTTTCATCAACGACCCGATCGCCGAAGAAGTCGAGCTCGACGCAATCGTGACCATGGTCGACGCCAAGCACATCGCCCAGCATCTGGAGGATCTGCAACTGGACGGCGTCGACAACCAGGCGGTGGATCAGATTGTCTGCGCCGACCGCATCGTCATCAACAAGGTCGATCTGGTCAGCGCCGCAGAGGTTGAAGCCCTGTGCGGCAAGATTCGCAGCTTGAACGCCACGGCGGATCTGGTGACCTCGACCCATGCGCAAATCGACCTGACCAGGATCCTCGGAATCGGTGCATTCGAATGCACGCAGAAGCTGATGGAAATCGGCGCGGAACAGCACGATCACGATCACCACGAGCATCACGCGCAAGAGCCGGATCACCAGCACGACCCGAGCGTGTCATCGGTCGGTATCGCTGTCGACGGCGCGGTCAATCTGATGGCGTTTCACCGCTGGATCAGCGAGTTGCGCTCGTCCCAGGCCGACAATCTCTATCGCATGAAAGGCGTGCTCGCGGTGGCCAACGAAGACCAGCGCTACGTGCTGCAGGGCGTGCACAGTCTGGTGGAGTTTCGCGCATCGACCGCCTGGGGCACGGAGCCCCGATCGAGCAAGATCGTGTTCATCGGCCGCGACCTGGATCGCGCGGCGCTGAACCAAGGCTTCGCCGCCTGCCTGGCAGGCTGA
- a CDS encoding UbiX family flavin prenyltransferase has translation MNRPRMVVGISGASGFVYGVRLLQLLAELDIESHLIISRAALLTMAHETDYKLADVTALASHYHRADDVAAGIASGSFRCLGMVVAPCSMRTLAEIATGTSSGLIGRAADVTLKERRTLVLMARETPLTLAHLRNMTAITEMGGIIAPPVPAFYARPQNLAQMVDHSLGRVLDLFGLDAGVATRWREHPNPCGS, from the coding sequence ATGAACCGGCCGCGGATGGTGGTGGGCATCAGTGGCGCGTCAGGGTTCGTATACGGCGTGCGGCTCCTGCAGTTGCTGGCCGAACTCGACATCGAAAGCCACTTGATCATCAGCCGCGCCGCGCTGCTGACCATGGCGCATGAGACCGACTACAAACTGGCCGACGTCACGGCGCTCGCCAGCCATTACCACCGCGCCGACGACGTCGCTGCCGGCATTGCCAGCGGTTCGTTTCGCTGCCTCGGCATGGTGGTTGCGCCCTGCTCGATGCGCACCCTGGCGGAAATCGCCACGGGCACGTCTTCGGGACTCATCGGCCGCGCCGCTGACGTGACCCTCAAGGAGCGCCGCACCTTGGTGCTGATGGCCCGCGAAACCCCGCTGACCCTCGCCCATTTGCGCAACATGACCGCCATCACCGAAATGGGCGGGATCATCGCCCCGCCGGTGCCGGCGTTTTATGCACGCCCGCAGAATCTGGCGCAAATGGTCGATCACAGCCTTGGTCGGGTGCTCGACCTGTTCGGCCTTGATGCCGGTGTCGCCACTCGCTGGCGAGAACACCCCAATCCCTGTGGGAGCTAG
- a CDS encoding UbiD family decarboxylase has translation MTRSTLGDSQDFHVFIDAYRREYPDDVLTVTQTISADQDVTALVDALAAQGRDPLLICENVGNLGVPVATNLFASRTRIARIFGVNPAQLHETFQARANQPIAPRYVENGPILDEVFEGEALDLALLPMLKHFDSDRGPYITNAIIIAEDPLSGIANMSYHRSMRHARQALATSLHSRGHLWRMLQTARERGEELRMAMVVGAHPLFMLAAAARLPYGADERAVAGGLFGAPLELVKTPRYGIGVPAYAEFVLEGAIDPTAYADEGPFGEFSGYSSDRSTNNVLRVDTLLKRKDAWLVDVMGGRYAEHLTLARLPREAEMSEKLKARFPAVTAVHYPNSGTHFHCYVALDQSRDGEARQIMLALLGWDPYLKTVIAVDSDIDISDDSQVLWALATHFQPHLDIFTIDGLPGSPLDPSSSVNGTTSRMGLDATRGSAFDGIKAQLDQQVLERARQLIKGLQA, from the coding sequence ATGACCCGTTCGACGCTCGGCGATTCTCAGGACTTCCACGTGTTCATCGACGCCTATCGCCGAGAGTATCCGGACGATGTGCTGACGGTCACCCAAACTATTTCAGCCGATCAGGACGTCACCGCCCTGGTCGATGCCCTCGCCGCGCAGGGCCGCGACCCACTGCTCATCTGCGAAAACGTCGGCAACCTGGGCGTGCCGGTGGCGACCAATCTGTTCGCCTCTCGCACCCGTATCGCCCGGATCTTCGGCGTCAACCCGGCGCAATTGCACGAAACCTTTCAGGCTCGCGCCAACCAGCCCATCGCGCCGCGTTATGTAGAAAACGGCCCGATCCTCGATGAAGTGTTCGAGGGTGAAGCACTGGATCTGGCGCTGCTACCGATGCTCAAGCATTTCGACAGTGATCGCGGCCCGTATATCACCAACGCGATCATCATTGCCGAAGACCCGCTGAGCGGCATTGCCAACATGAGCTACCACCGCTCGATGCGCCATGCCCGCCAGGCCCTCGCCACCAGTCTGCATTCACGCGGACACCTGTGGCGGATGCTGCAAACCGCGCGTGAACGTGGCGAAGAATTGCGCATGGCCATGGTGGTCGGTGCGCATCCGCTGTTCATGCTCGCCGCCGCTGCGCGTTTGCCGTACGGCGCGGATGAGCGCGCGGTCGCCGGTGGGCTGTTCGGTGCGCCGCTGGAGCTGGTCAAAACCCCGCGCTACGGCATTGGCGTGCCGGCATATGCCGAGTTTGTTCTCGAAGGCGCGATTGACCCAACGGCCTACGCCGACGAAGGCCCGTTCGGCGAATTCAGCGGTTATTCCTCGGATCGCTCGACCAACAATGTGCTGCGCGTCGACACCCTGTTAAAGCGCAAAGACGCTTGGCTGGTCGATGTGATGGGCGGCCGCTACGCCGAGCATTTGACCCTCGCCCGCCTGCCCCGCGAGGCGGAAATGAGCGAAAAACTCAAAGCACGCTTCCCTGCCGTCACCGCCGTGCATTACCCCAATTCCGGCACGCATTTTCATTGCTACGTGGCACTCGATCAAAGCCGCGACGGCGAAGCGCGGCAGATCATGCTGGCCCTGCTCGGTTGGGATCCGTACCTGAAAACGGTGATCGCGGTGGACAGCGATATCGACATCAGCGATGACAGTCAGGTGCTATGGGCATTGGCCACGCACTTCCAGCCACACTTGGATATTTTCACCATCGATGGCTTGCCCGGCAGTCCGCTCGACCCGTCCTCTTCGGTCAACGGCACCACTTCGCGGATGGGCCTGGATGCGACGCGCGGTTCGGCTTTCGACGGGATCAAGGCGCAGCTCGATCAGCAAGTGCTCGAACGTGCCCGCCAATTGATCAAAGGTCTGCAGGCATGA
- a CDS encoding amidohydrolase family protein has translation MIIDTHLHPTNLVDEAWRHTGEPFTGERMLKLMDGPYMINGKPRRIDMGFIQPPPGNTGYRDGNRRGREGVRDYMSYVAELCVKYPDRFIGNFNFNPRWGPENGAAELEFHIKEYGFKMLKLHANMHGYRPDRALDWLRPAMKVCAKYNIVVLIHTGDGPYTIPTMFYPIIREFPMVNFIIGHFGIQTGGNYSFEAFWMAMDTPNVYCESGWCFQSRIVEFAKELPRNKIVFGTDSPPNEPGMWLRELEVLCSPAPQGLGIDEDHLEDYLGNNIARLCGIEPTPPPKDLVEADIRLTTTYL, from the coding sequence ATGATCATCGACACCCATCTGCACCCTACTAACCTGGTCGACGAGGCCTGGCGCCATACCGGCGAACCGTTCACCGGCGAGCGCATGCTCAAGCTCATGGACGGCCCGTACATGATCAACGGCAAACCGCGCCGCATCGACATGGGCTTCATCCAGCCGCCGCCGGGCAATACCGGTTATCGCGACGGCAACCGCCGAGGCCGCGAGGGCGTGCGTGACTACATGTCCTACGTCGCCGAACTCTGTGTGAAATATCCGGATCGCTTCATCGGCAACTTCAACTTTAACCCGCGCTGGGGCCCGGAAAACGGTGCGGCGGAGCTGGAATTCCATATCAAGGAATACGGCTTCAAGATGCTCAAGCTGCACGCCAACATGCACGGCTATCGCCCGGACCGCGCGCTCGATTGGCTGCGCCCGGCGATGAAGGTTTGCGCCAAGTACAACATCGTTGTGCTGATCCACACCGGCGATGGCCCGTACACGATTCCGACGATGTTCTACCCGATCATCCGCGAGTTTCCGATGGTCAATTTCATCATCGGCCACTTCGGTATCCAGACGGGCGGCAACTACTCGTTCGAAGCGTTCTGGATGGCGATGGACACGCCGAACGTGTACTGCGAATCGGGCTGGTGCTTTCAATCGCGGATCGTCGAATTCGCCAAGGAACTGCCGCGCAACAAGATCGTCTTCGGCACCGATTCACCGCCGAATGAGCCGGGGATGTGGCTGCGCGAACTCGAGGTGTTGTGCTCACCGGCACCGCAGGGGTTGGGCATTGATGAGGATCATCTCGAAGATTACCTGGGCAACAACATCGCCCGCTTGTGCGGGATCGAACCGACGCCACCGCCCAAGGATCTGGTTGAGGCCGATATTCGCCTGACCACCACGTACCTGTAG
- a CDS encoding amidohydrolase family protein encodes MIIDISCYPTDLVDLAWRHDGDPFTGERLLEMMDGPYIVNGKPRRIDKAFIQPPQGNTIYTWTDGDLSGRESIDAYMAYTLKMVQTYPDRFIGCFVYNPRCGVENGVEAIERYVKEHGFKMVQMQANMHAYRPDRALDWVRPCFEKCAELGIPVKLHTGDGPYSIPSEWVPMIKEFPNVDFIMAHFGVQTGGVYVFEPMQWAMELPNVYCESGWCLQSRIVEFAKVLPTHKILFGTDTPPNEPGMWLRLLEVLCHEPPQGLNLDEDTLEDYLGNNTARMIGLEPTPPPRSVSEAEAQLARPVTTQLARS; translated from the coding sequence ATGATCATCGATATCAGCTGCTATCCCACCGATCTGGTGGACCTCGCCTGGAGGCATGACGGTGACCCGTTCACCGGCGAGCGTCTGCTGGAGATGATGGATGGCCCGTACATTGTCAACGGCAAGCCTCGCCGCATTGACAAAGCCTTCATCCAGCCGCCGCAGGGCAACACGATTTACACCTGGACCGACGGCGACCTGAGCGGTCGCGAATCCATCGATGCGTACATGGCCTACACGCTGAAAATGGTTCAGACCTACCCGGACCGCTTCATCGGCTGCTTCGTCTACAACCCGCGCTGCGGTGTGGAAAACGGCGTCGAGGCGATCGAGCGCTACGTCAAGGAACACGGTTTCAAGATGGTGCAGATGCAGGCCAACATGCATGCCTACCGTCCTGACCGGGCGCTGGATTGGGTGCGCCCGTGCTTCGAGAAATGCGCCGAGCTGGGCATTCCGGTCAAGCTGCACACCGGCGACGGACCTTACAGCATCCCGTCGGAATGGGTGCCGATGATCAAGGAATTCCCCAACGTCGATTTCATCATGGCCCACTTCGGCGTGCAGACCGGCGGCGTCTACGTGTTTGAACCGATGCAATGGGCAATGGAGTTGCCCAACGTCTACTGCGAGTCCGGCTGGTGCCTGCAATCGCGGATCGTCGAGTTCGCCAAGGTATTGCCGACGCACAAAATCCTTTTCGGCACCGATACGCCGCCGAACGAACCGGGCATGTGGCTGCGCCTGCTCGAAGTGCTCTGCCACGAGCCGCCACAGGGCCTGAATCTCGACGAGGACACCCTCGAAGATTATCTGGGCAACAACACCGCGCGAATGATCGGCCTCGAACCGACCCCGCCACCGCGTTCCGTTTCCGAAGCAGAGGCGCAACTCGCACGCCCCGTCACCACTCAACTGGCCAGGAGCTGA
- a CDS encoding LysR substrate-binding domain-containing protein, which yields MYKRYPSVQSMSAFIHAARSGSFSSAARKLDLTHSAISQQIRALEEFIGQPLFVREGGGSNLTDAGQLFASVLADGLAQIDRALSSVKNRSVAQRLTLDVDSELAQSWLNPRLPQLLDGLPDYEVTLLSMPRSDRSTFERVDLALRYGYGDWDDCEMTQICGDRVLAVASPDLLERYGLQVPLSPAQILKLPLLGYTRRSWIPWLDAAGMTPTEPPARVIFDNAANLIAAAEAGVGAGLVRGLLAADALRSGRLVALNEAQIAAHYNLYAVWPHGQAERVAPVVEAIKQLAMQTQS from the coding sequence ATGTACAAGCGATACCCGTCGGTGCAGTCCATGAGCGCGTTTATCCACGCCGCGCGCAGCGGCAGTTTTTCCAGCGCCGCGCGCAAACTCGATCTGACCCACAGCGCGATCAGTCAGCAGATTCGTGCCCTGGAAGAGTTCATCGGCCAGCCGCTCTTTGTCCGCGAAGGCGGTGGCAGCAATCTGACCGATGCCGGGCAGTTGTTTGCCAGTGTGTTGGCGGATGGTCTGGCGCAGATTGACCGTGCCTTGTCTTCGGTGAAAAACCGCAGCGTGGCGCAACGCTTGACCCTTGATGTCGACAGCGAACTGGCGCAGAGCTGGCTCAATCCGCGCCTGCCGCAGTTGCTTGATGGGCTGCCGGATTATGAGGTGACGCTGCTGTCGATGCCGCGCAGTGATCGCAGTACGTTTGAGCGAGTCGATCTGGCGCTGCGTTATGGCTATGGCGATTGGGACGACTGCGAGATGACGCAGATTTGTGGCGATCGGGTGTTGGCGGTGGCTTCGCCGGATTTGCTGGAACGGTATGGGTTGCAGGTGCCGTTGAGCCCGGCGCAGATTTTGAAGTTGCCATTGTTGGGGTATACGCGGCGCTCGTGGATTCCGTGGCTGGATGCGGCCGGGATGACGCCAACCGAGCCGCCGGCACGGGTGATTTTTGATAATGCGGCGAATTTGATTGCGGCTGCCGAGGCTGGCGTTGGCGCGGGGCTGGTGCGTGGATTATTGGCGGCTGATGCATTGCGCAGTGGGCGGTTGGTGGCGTTGAACGAGGCGCAGATTGCGGCGCATTACAACCTTTACGCCGTGTGGCCGCATGGGCAGGCTGAGCGTGTGGCGCCGGTGGTTGAAGCGATCAAACAGTTGGCAATGCAAACACAGTCCTGA
- a CDS encoding (2Fe-2S)-binding protein — protein sequence MIAFTVNGERRELEETSSSTPLLWVLRDQLKLTGTKFGCGMGLCGACTVHLDGVAVRSCQMPAAAVAGHSITTIEGVSATQSHPLQLAWVAEDVPQCGYCQSGQIMSAAALLNTGAAVTDASIRTAMSGNICRCGTYGRINKAIKRAANAPKEA from the coding sequence ATGATTGCATTCACGGTTAACGGCGAACGACGCGAGCTGGAGGAAACGTCTTCCTCCACGCCCTTGCTATGGGTACTGCGTGATCAACTGAAACTCACCGGCACCAAGTTCGGTTGCGGCATGGGCCTGTGCGGTGCTTGCACCGTGCACCTGGACGGCGTCGCGGTGCGTTCCTGCCAAATGCCAGCGGCGGCCGTCGCGGGCCACAGCATCACCACGATCGAGGGGGTGTCGGCGACGCAAAGCCATCCGCTGCAATTGGCCTGGGTCGCCGAAGATGTGCCGCAATGCGGCTACTGTCAATCCGGACAGATCATGTCCGCCGCGGCGTTGCTCAACACCGGTGCAGCAGTCACCGACGCTTCGATCCGCACCGCAATGTCCGGGAATATCTGCCGCTGCGGCACTTACGGGCGCATCAATAAAGCGATCAAACGCGCGGCGAATGCGCCGAAGGAGGCCTGA
- a CDS encoding xanthine dehydrogenase family protein molybdopterin-binding subunit, protein MSLVDDSRIELPRREFLKQAATLASGLAIALYLPSGVGATDPKAPAQVKEFEPNAWVRVLPDGTVKLVVHKHDSGTGTQTALAACVAEELDVNPMTVQVITPEDPFFETYIHPVWKVFSTGGSTSVSLEYDRLRMAGATARALLITAAAKQWKVSPQSCATEEGRVVHASSKRSLGYGELVGVAANLPAPDNVTLKDPAQFKYIGKLRHKRDAAAKVCGRFQYSIDVQLPGMLVAVIQRAPVLGAKVVSVDSAAALRVPGVRKVLAVPGRPDVLGGNLEGVAVLADTYWAAQQGRNVLQIQWSDSPLAGFDSDQLHAAQAAAIGDPHAQTVKAMSHGDVSGQWSSAAKLIEADYAMPYKVQNPLEPICIVAQVKDRAITYWGGVQVPSSALEAAQIVCGIDKAKVTIHELVSGGSFGAREAKYWLFEGAWLAQQTGVPVKLLNSREDEMHALFNHPATLHRVKGALDPQGKLTALQLHAVSPASPEQWEPGYFERPDKMDYSTTEAITAWDFAYRPPHLELNWVKHESQLPSGWYRSVSFIPNVFAVESFMDELAYAAGEDPLAFRLANMQERPRHVTVLKQAAERAGWGQPLPPGTALGIATNQGYTSFIAVVARVATVNGKPQVEKLTCVVDCGLAVSPGGVEEQIYGGLMWGLGHALFDRLDIKQGRVVQSNFHDYRVTRMSDMPATDILVLDGEPGKPGGVGELGSPSVVPAIANALFALTGVRQRSTPFNLG, encoded by the coding sequence ATGAGCCTTGTCGACGACAGCCGCATCGAACTGCCGCGCCGAGAGTTTCTCAAGCAAGCGGCGACGCTCGCTTCAGGCCTGGCCATTGCGCTGTATCTGCCGAGTGGCGTCGGCGCCACCGACCCGAAGGCCCCCGCGCAGGTCAAGGAATTCGAGCCCAATGCCTGGGTGCGTGTGTTGCCTGACGGCACGGTGAAACTGGTGGTGCACAAGCACGACTCCGGCACCGGTACGCAGACGGCACTCGCCGCGTGCGTGGCCGAAGAGCTGGACGTCAACCCGATGACTGTGCAGGTGATCACCCCGGAAGATCCGTTCTTCGAAACTTACATCCATCCGGTCTGGAAAGTCTTTTCCACCGGCGGCAGCACCAGCGTTTCGCTGGAGTACGACCGCTTGCGCATGGCCGGCGCTACGGCGCGGGCATTGTTGATAACCGCAGCGGCGAAGCAATGGAAAGTCAGCCCCCAGAGCTGCGCCACGGAAGAAGGTCGAGTGGTACATGCATCGAGCAAGCGCAGCCTCGGCTATGGCGAACTGGTGGGTGTCGCGGCCAACTTGCCGGCGCCGGACAACGTCACGCTGAAGGATCCGGCGCAGTTCAAATACATCGGCAAACTGCGCCACAAGCGTGATGCCGCCGCCAAGGTGTGCGGGCGTTTCCAGTACAGCATCGACGTGCAGTTGCCGGGCATGCTGGTGGCGGTCATTCAGCGGGCCCCGGTGCTGGGCGCGAAGGTTGTCAGCGTCGACTCGGCGGCGGCGTTGCGAGTGCCAGGTGTGCGCAAAGTGCTCGCGGTTCCGGGACGTCCCGACGTGCTCGGCGGCAATCTGGAAGGCGTCGCCGTGCTGGCCGACACATATTGGGCCGCGCAGCAGGGCCGTAACGTGCTGCAGATCCAATGGAGCGATTCGCCGCTCGCCGGTTTCGACAGTGATCAGTTGCACGCGGCGCAGGCCGCGGCGATCGGCGATCCGCACGCCCAAACCGTCAAAGCCATGAGCCACGGCGATGTCAGCGGACAATGGTCGAGTGCAGCGAAGCTGATCGAAGCCGATTACGCCATGCCTTACAAAGTGCAGAACCCGCTGGAGCCGATCTGCATCGTCGCGCAGGTCAAGGACAGGGCGATCACATATTGGGGCGGCGTGCAGGTGCCGTCGTCGGCCCTGGAGGCGGCGCAGATCGTGTGCGGCATCGACAAGGCCAAGGTGACGATCCATGAGCTGGTTTCCGGCGGTAGCTTTGGCGCGCGGGAGGCGAAATACTGGCTGTTCGAAGGTGCCTGGCTCGCGCAGCAAACTGGCGTGCCGGTGAAACTGCTGAACAGCCGCGAAGATGAAATGCACGCACTGTTCAATCATCCGGCGACCTTGCATCGGGTCAAAGGCGCGCTCGACCCGCAGGGAAAACTGACTGCGCTGCAATTGCACGCGGTGTCGCCGGCCTCGCCAGAGCAGTGGGAACCGGGCTATTTCGAGCGTCCGGACAAGATGGATTACAGCACCACCGAGGCGATCACTGCGTGGGACTTCGCCTACCGTCCGCCGCACCTGGAGCTCAATTGGGTCAAACACGAAAGTCAGCTGCCGAGCGGTTGGTATCGCTCGGTGAGCTTCATTCCCAACGTGTTTGCCGTGGAAAGTTTCATGGACGAACTCGCCTATGCCGCTGGCGAGGACCCGCTGGCGTTCCGCCTCGCCAACATGCAGGAGCGACCTCGCCATGTGACGGTGCTCAAACAGGCTGCCGAACGCGCGGGATGGGGGCAGCCATTGCCGCCGGGAACCGCATTGGGTATCGCGACCAATCAGGGTTACACCAGTTTTATCGCAGTGGTGGCGCGGGTGGCGACCGTGAACGGCAAACCGCAAGTCGAGAAGCTCACCTGCGTGGTCGATTGCGGTCTGGCGGTGTCGCCGGGCGGTGTCGAAGAGCAAATCTACGGCGGTTTGATGTGGGGGTTGGGCCATGCACTGTTTGACCGCCTCGATATCAAACAGGGCAGGGTGGTGCAGAGTAACTTCCACGATTACCGCGTCACGCGCATGTCGGATATGCCGGCCACCGACATCCTGGTACTCGACGGTGAGCCCGGCAAACCCGGTGGCGTCGGCGAGCTGGGCAGCCCGTCGGTGGTGCCGGCGATTGCCAACGCCTTGTTCGCATTGACCGGCGTGCGCCAGCGTTCGACGCCATTCAACCTGGGATAA
- a CDS encoding LysR substrate-binding domain-containing protein, with protein sequence MDLRLLRYFMALADELHFGRAAERLHICQPPLSQQIRLLEEELGTPLFERSHHRVELTAAGQMLKEQAPLVFEQLERALDLTRQTGRGQLGELEIGMISSVMVGVLPKALHLFRERYPQVNWRLHEMTPAAQVKALKEKRIDACVFRVGYDDSQLRNELLIYEPIHVVMPADHPLAAREVLAPVDLAQEPFVALELKQSRFAHFLYQCCVQAGFTPQIRQQVIEVQTLLSLVRAGFGVALLPASIEQLAPAGLVFRRLTPALPEVPLYATYRADDASPVLKLFLDTLRELSGNPKPL encoded by the coding sequence ATGGATCTACGCCTGCTGCGATATTTCATGGCGTTGGCTGATGAGCTGCACTTCGGTCGCGCGGCCGAGCGATTGCACATCTGCCAGCCGCCGTTGAGCCAGCAGATTCGTCTGCTCGAGGAAGAACTCGGCACGCCGCTGTTCGAGCGCAGTCATCACCGCGTGGAACTGACAGCGGCGGGGCAGATGCTCAAGGAACAGGCGCCGCTGGTCTTCGAGCAGCTTGAGCGGGCGCTGGATCTGACTCGGCAAACCGGGCGTGGTCAGTTGGGCGAGCTGGAAATCGGCATGATCAGCTCGGTGATGGTCGGCGTATTGCCCAAGGCCTTGCACTTGTTTCGCGAGCGCTATCCGCAGGTCAACTGGCGCCTTCACGAGATGACTCCGGCGGCGCAGGTCAAGGCATTGAAGGAAAAACGCATCGATGCCTGCGTGTTTCGCGTCGGTTACGACGATTCGCAGTTGCGCAATGAACTGCTGATCTACGAACCGATTCATGTGGTGATGCCCGCAGACCATCCGCTGGCCGCTCGCGAGGTACTGGCCCCGGTGGATCTGGCGCAGGAACCGTTCGTGGCGCTGGAGTTGAAGCAGTCGCGATTTGCCCATTTTCTCTATCAGTGTTGCGTGCAGGCCGGGTTTACGCCGCAGATTCGCCAACAGGTGATCGAGGTGCAAACCTTGCTCAGCCTGGTGCGCGCCGGGTTTGGCGTGGCGCTGTTGCCGGCATCCATCGAGCAATTGGCACCGGCCGGCCTGGTGTTCCGCCGCCTGACCCCGGCGCTGCCGGAAGTGCCGTTGTATGCCACCTATCGCGCGGACGACGCCTCGCCCGTGCTCAAGCTGTTCCTCGACACTCTCCGCGAGCTCAGCGGCAACCCGAAACCGTTGTAG